From one Brachypodium distachyon strain Bd21 chromosome 4, Brachypodium_distachyon_v3.0, whole genome shotgun sequence genomic stretch:
- the LOC100842493 gene encoding putrescine hydroxycinnamoyltransferase 3 gives MEVKILSSKLVKPACSPHGGDTTETEYIPLSIFDRVTFQMQMAIIYAFAPPAPSTAAIEKGLAAVLGQYRAFAGQLGESPDGSPAVILNDRGARLVEASVDADLVDMAPAKPTPELLKLHPDLEGEQPLEEVVLLQLTRFRCGSLAVGFTSNHVVADGHATSNFLVAWGRATRGLPMGPPPVHHYHGLFKPRSSPRVEHDHRRREYYLPSPNDVVGHHGDAADSIVIHKAHFTKDFIAGLRAKVSEGRGRPFSRFEAILAHLWRTMTRARGLGPEETSAIRLSVDGRHRLGKPAEYFGNMVLWAFPRSTVGDLLSRPLKHAAQVIHDEVARVDGAYFQSFVDFACSGAVQKEKLAPSAVLKDAHCPDVEVDSWLTFPFYELDFGTGSPSYFMPSYFPTEGMLFLAPSYIGDGSVDAFVPVFQHNLQAFKECCYSME, from the coding sequence ATGGAGGTTAAGATTTTGAGCTCGAAGCTGGTAAAGCCTGCGTGCAGTCCCCATGGCGGCGACACCACAGAAACAGAGTACATCCCTCTGTCCATCTTCGACAGGGTGACATTCCAGATGCAGATGGCCATCATCTACGCCttcgcgccgcccgcgccgtccaccgccgccatcgagAAGGGCCTTGCCGCCGTCCTGGGCCAGTACCGGGCCTTCGCGGGCCAGCTCGGCGAGTCACCCGACGGCAGCCCGGCCGTGATCCTCAACGACCGGGGCGCGCGGCTCGTGGAGGCGTCGGTGGACGCGGACCTCGTGGACATGGCGCCCGCCAAGCCCACGCCTGAGCTGCTGAAGCTGCACCCGGACCTCGAAGGCGAGCAGCCGCTCGAGGaggtggtgctgctgcagctcaCCCGGTTCCGCTGCGGCTCCCTTGCCGTCGGCTTCACCTCTAACCACGTGGTCGCCGACGGCCACGCCACCAGCAACTTCCTCGTGGCGTGGGGCCGCGCCACCAGAGGACTCCCCATGGGCCCGCCCCCCGTGCACCATTACCACGGGCTCTTCAAGCCGCGCTCCTCGCCTCGCGTGGAGCACGACCACCGCCGCAGGGAGTACTACCTGCCGTCGCCCAACGACGTCGTGGGCCACCACGGGGACGCCGCCGACAGCATCGTGATCCACAAGGCCCACTTCACCAAGGACTTCATCGCGGGGCTCCGGGCCAAGGTGTCGGAGGGCCGGGGCCGGCCGTTCAGCCGGTTCGAGGCCATCCTGGCCCACCTGTggcgcaccatgacgcgcgcgcgcgggctcGGCCCCGAAGAGACCTCGGCGATCCGGCTGTCCGTGGACGGGCGGCACCGGCTGGGGAAACCCGCAGAGTACTTCGGCAACATGGTGCTCTGGGCGTTCCCGCGGTCCACGGTGGGCGACCTCCTGAGCCGGCCCCTGAAGCACGCAGCGCAGGTGATCCACGACGAGGTGGCCAGGGTGGACGGCGCCTACTTCCAGTCCTTCGTCGACTTCGCGTGCTCCGGCGCCGTCCAGAAGGAGAAGCTCGCGCCCAGCGCCGTGCTCAAGGACGCGCATTGCCCTGACGTGGAGGTGGACAGCTGGCTCACGTTCCCGTTCTACGAGCTGGACTTCGGGACGGGGAGCCCCAGCTACTTCATGCCGTCCTACTTCCCCACGGAAGGGATGCTCTTCCTGGCGCCGTCCTACATCGGCGACGGCAGCGTCGACGCCTTCGTGCCCGTCTTCCAGCACAACCTCCAGGCGTTCAAAGAATGCTgctactccatggagtag
- the LOC100842801 gene encoding ornithine decarboxylase has product MVGGSPMQAVLMAPGVKDRKVLAFKRDAPKDKDGAVAGLMRSISAPAGTARSAFFVFDLARVVDLYSGWRRALAGVRPFYAVKCNPEPALLGALAALGAGFDCASRREIEAVLALGVKPGSVVYANPCKPEAHIEYAASVGVNLTTYDTEEEVAKVKRCHPGCDLILRIKGPDNADAKVDLGTKYGAQEDEVVPLLRAARRAGLKVAGVSFHVGFGASCTDVYRGAIEAARAAFDAAAALGMPPMRVLDIGGGFMAGATFDEAAAVINDALAQHFGELPCVEVIGEPGRYFAETAFTLAARVIGKRTRGEAREYWIDDGLYGSLSCMIVAGYVPRPRPLAGPCPGERTYASTVFGPTCDSRDKVVSEYQLPEMSVGDWLVFDGIGAYAASSGSNFNGFSTSDIKTYLAYSS; this is encoded by the coding sequence ATGGTTGGAGGCAGCCCCATGCAGGCCGTGCTCATGGCGCCCGGGGTGAAGGACAGGAAAGTGCTCGCGTTCAAGCGGGACGCGCCCAAGGACAAggacggcgccgtcgccggcctcaTGCGCTCCATCTCTGCCCCGGCCGGCACCGCCCGGAGCGccttcttcgtcttcgaccTCGCCAGGGTCGTCGATCTGTACAGCGGCTGGCGCCGCGCGCTCGCCGGCGTGCGCCCCTTCTACGCCGTCAAGTGCAACCCGGAGCCTGCGCTCCTCGGCGCGCTGGCCGCGCTCGGCGCCGGATTCGACTGCGCCAGCCGCAGAGAAATCGAGGCCGTCCTCGCTCTCGGCGTCAAGCCCGGGAGCGTCGTGTACGCCAACCCGTGCAAGCCCGAGGCGCACATCGAGTACGCGGCGTCCGTCGGCGTCAACCTCACCACCTACGacaccgaggaggaggtggccaaGGTCAAGCGCTGCCACCCGGGCTGCGATCTCATCCTCCGCATCAAGGGCCCCGACAACGCCGACGCCAAGGTCGACCTCGGCACCAAGTACGGGGCGCAGGAGGACGAGGTCGTGCCGCTTCTGCGCGCCGCCCGGCGCGCGGGCCTCAAAGTCGCCGGCGTCTCCTTCCACGTCGGCTTCGGTGCTTCGTGCACCGATGTCTATCGTGGCGCCATCGAGGCCGCGCGCGCGGCATTCGatgcggccgccgccctcggcaTGCCGCCCATGCGCGTGCTCGacatcggcggcggcttcaTGGCCGGTGCCACGttcgacgaggcggcggcggtcatcAACGACGCGCTGGCGCAGCACTTTGGCGAGCTCCCGTGCGTGGAGGTGATCGGCGAGCCGGGGCGGTACTTCGCGGAGACCGCATTTACGCTCGCGGCGCGCGTCATCGGGAAGCGCAcgcgcggcgaggcgcgggAGTACTGGATCGATGACGGTCTGTACGGCTCGCTCAGCTGCATGATCGTTGCCGGCTACGTGCCGCGGCCGAGGCCGCTCGCCGGCCCGTGCCCCGGCGAAAGGACTTACGCCTCGACGGTGTTCGGGCCGACGTGCGACTCTCGGGACAAGGTGGTGAGCGAGTACCAGCTGCCGGAGATGAGCGTGGGGGACTGGCTCGTGTTCGACGGCATTGGCGCCTACGCCGCCTCGTCCGGCTCCAACTTCAACGGATTCTCGACGTCCGACATAAAGACGTACTTGGCGTACTCCAGCTAG